One region of Acropora muricata isolate sample 2 chromosome 13, ASM3666990v1, whole genome shotgun sequence genomic DNA includes:
- the LOC136896307 gene encoding uncharacterized protein, whose product MASVLIWFGRFAFFVLYGLQSYSLTSYPAVYNSNAAFYALIILFTPALGLWIWILCDDKNLKWLFVVWLAYVWFALIPLIGIIFGGDDPIENKLNSEAFFGPNVLKMTLCVSPLLLLLLLSTGTDSMSYRDLIWLLSLRIALDLFDSVEMLEVVLEENIVHHNISKECEVVLEEIIVPHNIPRSFENAIIAFACISFILSPLELMQVKTNDYGQWKYRKVISCAQRTAQTLLVNCVFLSLRLALFRKYGRDASIFIAKNGIIILLSLFEICSRFKCCGCEERY is encoded by the coding sequence ATGGCTTCCGTTTTGATTTGGTTTGGAAGATTCGCATTTTTCGTTCTGTATGGTCTTCAGTCCTATTCGCTGACTTCGTATCCAGCCGTATACAACAGCAATGCTGCTTTCTACGCATTGATTATCCTTTTTACCCCGGCGCTAGGGTTATGGATATGGATCCTGTGCGATGACAAAAATCTTAAGTGGTTATTCGTTGTTTGGCTGGCTTATGTATGGTTTGCATTAATACCGTTAATCGGAATAATTTTTGGAGGAGACGACCCTATCGAAAACAAACTGAATAGTGAAGCCTTCTTCGGTCCAAATGTCTTGAAGATGACCTTGTGCGTATCTCCCttacttttgttgttgttattaagTACAGGCACTGATTCCATGTCATATAGAGACTTGATCTGGCTGCTTTCCTTGAGAATAGCACTGGATCTCTTCGATTCAGTCGAAATGTTGGAGGTCGTTTTAGAAGAGAACATAGTCCACCATAATATTTCAAAAGAGTGTgaggttgttttagaagagattATAGTCCCCCACAACATTCCAAGAAGCTTCGAAAACGCCATTATTGCATTTGCGTGCATCAGTTTTATTCTCTCTCCCCTAGAGTTGATGCAAGTAAAGACAAATGATTATGGTCAATGGAAATATCGCAAGGTAATATCATGTGCTCAAAGAACTGCGCAGACTCTCCTTGTGAATTGTGTTTTTCTGAGTCTACGTTTGGCACTGTTCCGAAAATATGGCAGAGATGCGTCTATCTTCATCGCCAAAAATGGTATCATAATTCTCCTGAGTCTGTTTGAGATTTGTTCAAGGTTCAAGTGTTGCGGGTGTGAAGAgagatattag